The Plasmodium brasilianum strain Bolivian I chromosome 5, whole genome shotgun sequence region ttcttttattattattattataaataaatgatatttaataaatataactgaaataagtttattaggaaaaatataattttattataggAAACActgtattaaaatttttatataaatagcaAATTATTCTTTAAGATATACACTGTAtgttgttaatataaaaaaatatgaaaatattaactttcctaaattttttataataaaaatggttTTGATTTGTGGTGATTACGAAATgaagtattattaaaattttatggttatttattttggtgttaataatttataaatatattgtgtACTAAtgaaatgtttatattttaatttcttatatattatagaaaattatgaaaatattgatatatgatttttacttaaaatataaagatcTATATGTGGGAATATTACAAATTcttattgttaattttattacacttagtataatttttaaggatggtggtaaatatataattatacgcgtaatttacataataatttttatacaatactttaaatattataatgagtatattatttcgtattaatttattaaagcTTTTAATACATTTGCAATCTATTAGTTTtagttcattttgttttttttatttttactttttaggGACAAAAAGTAAGTAAGAAAGTTAAagttttttcacattttgaTGAAGATCATGAGTCTTACGATCAGCAAATATCTGCATTATTAAGTCCTTTAAAGAAAGATCATACGAATTTGTATAAAATTGGTTGTATGcttaataatagtattagAATTAAAGTTGCGTTGAATTCATTAATTAGTGATAGTATTAGTGAAACTGAGTACTGtgatttattaaatgaatggctagatcaaaaaaaaatgaatatataaatgaaggAACTAACTGTGAAAGTAATACCAAATTATGGGAAgagaaaattgaaaaattgtGGATACCATTAATGCAGCATGCATATGATAGTGTTTCGTGTTATAGAAAGGAATTAACCTATaactgttttattttacctgAAATGAACACTTCCTTATCTGTGGGTTTTACACTTCTGGgaacttttattattacgttttttattttgtataaggtattataagaattatccttataaattatgtaaattaagaaatatatatactaaattttatttaaaatattattattgttacacataataacatatttcattctttttcgttttttataatagtttAGTCCGTTTGGACACTGGATTCACAATTGTCtacgtaaaaaaagaaaaacaataCAGAACATAGTTCCAGAAgattcatataaattaattaatgaaTCCTCTTATATGGGGAAATCACATACTGAAAGTGGAAAAATTAGGATAAGTTATGGTTCTGTATGAAATTcttaatttacatataattatgtacatgaaatatattttcatataaatatttagaatgaaaatatttatttacgaACAGTTTTATTatgaaggaaaaataaaaaaataacatagcGGGCATATATTTAGACAATAAacatattacaaaaataaaatttagcgattatatatataatactttaactttaatgatatatcatatataatttattataaaactttttattatattatagattagtaagaaaatatatgattaatatatcttattttatttaatagaatGTATATATCATCTACAAAACATGATTTGATATAATTCTATTATCCTATTC contains the following coding sequences:
- a CDS encoding PIR protein; translated protein: MVGQKVSKKVKVFSHFDEDHESYDQQISALLSPLKKDHTNLYKIGCMLNNSIRIKVALNSLISDSISETEKELTYNCFILPEMNTSLSVGFTLLGTFIITFFILYKFSPFGHWIHNCLRKKRKTIQNIVPEDSYKLINESSYMGKSHTESGKIRISYGSV